The nucleotide sequence TATGGGAGGCGGAGTGGTTGCCCACATCAGTGTTCAGGGTGATGCCTCTGCCCAGGCATTCGACACTGCAGACGGCGAATCCGCAGTTGTAGTCTTCAGCATGAAGAGTGGCGGCAAGAAGTAATCGGGTAGGACCCGTAAGGCGTCCCTGAAGTTCGTTGCGAGAGAAAGCCAGCTTTCTCTCGCAACCCCGAATCATACAGATGCAGCGAGCCTGTTCCCGATGAGGGGGCAGGCTCGTTCTCATAGGTAGAGCGCGAACGTTCTGTTCTCTCCGTGGGCGGGAATCTGGGAGCAACCCCCTGCCCGAGAAGTAAAGCAGCCATCCCAGCGCTGCTCAAAACGAATAGCTCGCCAGACACACGCTGATGCAGCCATGATTTCAAGTGGACGGACGCGAACTGCAACGTCGCTGTCGAGATTACGCGTGAGCGCGGTTCGTTGTGTTGTGCAGGTATGCGCAGAATGTTCGGTTCTTCAGAAGGCGTTTACATCCGCAGCACGTCGATTAGTGGCATGGTGTTCGACGGAACGAGCGTTCGCATCTTCGGCAAGGCCACAGTCAATGGAGCCGGCTCCTTCGACTTTGTTGCCGATGTTACGGACAAGGGCGAACCTGGCGATGCCGACACCTTCGCCATCCGCTTGAACAACGGCTTCGGCAACGGCCCCAAGAAGCTCGACGGCGGCAACATCCAGGTTCACAAGTAAACCTTCGTGTGAACAAAACAAAAGCGGCTGCATCCAAATGGATGCAGCCGCTTTTTGCGTTTGGCTTAAAGCCACAAAGTACGGTCGAAATCAAAAGTATTCTCTTTACCTAAAACTTTGTGGCTGCCGAACCCGACACTACGCTAGCGATATGTTCTT is from Abditibacteriaceae bacterium and encodes:
- a CDS encoding post-COAP-1 domain-containing protein, producing the protein MFGSSEGVYIRSTSISGMVFDGTSVRIFGKATVNGAGSFDFVADVTDKGEPGDADTFAIRLNNGFGNGPKKLDGGNIQVHK